cacaactaccaatgaacttagaaccagctattccaaacccttcaatccactcgcaaatagacgaatggttaattaatgaaatacagttacaaaaccatccctataagctttttcctcaagttccatctagaacctttaccaaaatTTCCCAATAAGTAATAAGAATATAACTGAACTCCGCCACTTTTACCAAAAAAACTAATGAAtgttgggaataggatccaagagattgggaaacagatctcctggaaatatgaTAAGAGGGAACACAGTTACTAGAAAATCGTTGAcaaaaggataggggatttatgaaactgttattgtgtaatagtaatagtaaaatcagtatgtgtaagataaataataaaacggttgtatatagaagcatgaaattttagaaaatttataaattttgttcgtatacgtaattatgtgcaattaagtatgatattggattatttcttgtatactaattatttatctataaattagttatcaaatggaaaacgctaataatgaaccagttaatgattctgagcaacaaccgggggatcaatatatgactaggcaggatatagaaaatatcgttgctcaagggatagccaacactattccaacaatgatagctcaagggatagccaacgctattccagccatcgttgctgctgttaaaaatccaatagaaccacaacaactcgttcctagcaaacgtatttctgaagataacttcagtaatagcgtaaacagaggcaatgatcatgttaatcatgacaatgaaccacaaccagcgccgctccctaagaaaatgaaagttgcaacgcctggttgcacttacaaggaatttcttgcttgtaaaccatctgagttggcaggcaacgaaggagcgactgcggcactacgttggttagagaaaactgaggcagtaattgccataagtaaatgtgctcaggatgatcaggtcatgtacgcgtcaaatctttttaaagaaggagcgctagaatggtggaatacggtgttacaatcaaaaggaagaagaatggcgtatgctatgaactgggaagaatttaaaagcttggtagaaagaaaattatgtcccgaatatgaaaaggaacaaatgacaaacaaatttttaacccaccgaatggttgatgtagattgtcgaaagtatactacgacattcttcgaatatgctcgagtagtaccaaccctggcttcgccagagccagtacttatttctcgatatatttggggattgatttctgaaatccgtaacatagtcaaggctgcgaaacctcgcacgattgatgatgcggtggatttagccaatactctgactgacgaactagtacggacaagagaagaaaatagaaggaaggaagtagcccaaaagattacccaggtaatccgttcggataaccataacaatttcaagaaaggagggaatgggcaatctgatgggttgataaaattccatagcttaatggttttaatttcggttaattacACGAAGTTACTTTCTAGAATACACTACTTTGATGTGGTTTGTGTTTTGCAGACATTGATGGGTTTAAGGTGCATTTTAGAGATTTACCGAAGCTTTGGGCGGATGCTAGAGAGAACATAATTgaagaaaatgcaaaaagaggCAAAACGGAGCTGAACTTTGCGTCAGAAACAGTCCAAACTTCATTTTGGCTTATCCTGAGCTAGAAAATGAGTTTCGGGGCTTATAATATATGCATTTGGGGTAGCTCGACGAGACGAATCAAAATATTAGGTTTTGAAAGGCCAGAAATTGACGCATTATCTTCTGCACACTGGCTGATTGGTAAAAACGGGATTTTTTAGAGAAAAAGTCAATTTTTGGAAAAAAGGGGGGTTACACTTCCCTTGAGTTTGAATACTCTTCTTGGAGCCAATACACACCATCTCTTCCACTCTCAACCACTTGATCTCCAATCTATCCATCATCCTCTCTACAACCGGAATCAAGaacaattcatcatcatcttcttgattcgAAACCCTAGCTCCACGAATTCCCCAATCCATCAATTCACTCATCCATTTACCATCACCAATCATCCAAATCCCTAACCTTCATCCATCAATCCATCTTCAAGCTTCACAATGATCCAATTCATGcttccaacatccggtgatcaagtttcttcgatcatgcgtggctaattcctcggaggtttcaccccggtgtaggttaattgtaagtctagggttaaaacattgttcttggattgattttgtgacaaattgcttcttgatttgaaacttatgataattgtcttgcatttgtattgaattcgtaaaccgtcgagtgaagattaaacttgactttatgaaatgtttatgtgcaattatgccttgtctaggttagagtttacatgttcttggtaacgaagtgcattgtggtccgttctttataacgttgatagctcttggcacctaagccGTGTAACACTAAACTCGTTAATCGTTTTTGCAATTGAATCAATcttaaaacgtgtaggaaccctaggaatgcaattaccgaaccgggtgtgaaacttgttttcttattattgttcaaacaatcattttcacttcttgcgtttagtaatcgtgagtagttaatttagttaatcaCTTTAGTTATTCTAATTCACAacttccaatcaaacaaaaacatataaaaacaatatagcaagcttcataaaagtgacaacgtcttataattcaatcaaatccgcacacaaaccacatactcttcgtggttcgaccccttgctaccactagctatttgttaagggtaattagggtatataaatattatctttgaccggagcgcgacactccgatcaaattttggcgccgttgccggggagtgcgtgcgctttgtgtttggatattgtttgaatttttgtGATTAACTATTTaatttgtttagctttctttttgtacttgtctttttccttgttacgcggggtgtgttacttgtgcaggttacaggtagtgcatgcgtacgcgaaattccgggaggacttcacctttagtctacgaaccggaaattgaaagacttgcaagaaggaacctagcaagccggttagaagcaagaaccaaacaccaccactcacaccgaccattgaaaccgtttcaatggcaaaccacaacTCCAACCAAGACTTTAACCCCAACCAAAACCTCAatccaaatcaattccaatcccgaggaatcttttatcccgctcaaaacacccaacctataccccaagaacaaccgggtggtaacaccaacgcaAGACCACCTACTCCACCGttccgaaaccaaaacaccaacaacacccaacgaacacctcaacaacaaccccttcaccgacaagcatcgttccctatcaaccttgatgatcggaatgtcaactccgatcgtagaggtaaccgtgatcgcggcaatcccgcgaatgaagatccgtttttcaacatcgacgatttaaggaatgcaatccccgatgatgaaccgtatagtgttcccggttatcaatcgccggaacacgtaagcattcacacggaaaattcggacgatgggggatATTACGATGATCGggctaatgatgatgaagattggggctacGTGAATAGGGGAAACGTCTACAATGCTAGAAGGTATGACGATGAGGAATTTGGTTACCAAAACGCCAATTATGTTGGGGACGATGAATACGGTTACGGAGGTGGAAGAAATgatggttatgggaacaaccgtcaaccacgaaacaataaccaacggaaccggaacgatgggttttacaacaacaacaacaacaatgcaaacCCTAACCGaattcctcgtttcgtgggaggtggtaacccgagGGAAAATCGAAGAGAGGATCGAAGAGGTGAAAGacgggataatcgaagaccggtcgatcaagaagttaatggtccacaacgtcgtcaacaacctccacggggagtaaatgaccgtttccgCCCGATAGTGATCGAGAATAATTCTCCgatagtatgcgaaaggaggatgtttgattgtaaaccgcattacatcaacatacttcctcacttcaatgggaggtccaatgatgagccgtacacacatttaacggagttctcttccatttgtgatactattggggggcacaatttcgcactagaggaagttaagcttcggttatttcaattttcgttgaaagacaaggcaaaacagtggttccttacacttccggccaatagCATTCGCACATGGGAAGAAATGCAACAAGCTTTTCTAGATGAATACTATTCTATGGCAAAGACCGATGATGCTCgtgatgaaattaggtcttttcGCCAATTATCGGGCGAACCGTTGCATGAAGCCTTCACGAGATTTAGGGAGTTGATGCGAAagtgcccacatcaccaaatacaaaagtgggaattGGTGAAATGCTTTGTACGTGGTTTGGATGACACGACATGGAATCGTCTCGAGTCAACTAGTAATGGAACCTTATTCAGCAATCATGAAGATGACGATTGGGAGTTCCTTGAAAGGATGAGTAAGAGGTCAAAAGCGAAAGAGTCGGCTGATCGGGCCAAAAAGCACCCCACCTCAAGGTCTTGGCCCGACTGTGATTCGAGTTCTAAGGATCGAATTGAAACATTAGAGCGGGAGTTGGCTCGCATGAAGAAAAGGGAAGTGAATGCGATGCAATACGCCGTATGTGAAGAATGCGGAGACATCCGTCATCGGACCGAGAATTGTCAAGCCACCGTAGAGGTAAATCAAGTGTATGGGGACCGAAGGCAATATgatatgaactccaacacttaccaccccgggttgaggaaccatcCTAACTTTAGGTATGGTAATGCCTCCaaccaaatgaacccgaatttccaatcgggaaATCAAGGTGGGTATTCGCATCAAAATTGCCAAAGAGGTTACAATCAAGATGGTCACGGGTCGATGAATAATCAAGGAggtggtggtgatttgagtgcCAAAATGGATGCAATGCTTTCAATGATGCAAGAGTCCAAGAAAGAGAATGAGATTCGGGACAAATCACATGAAGCATTGGCAAAGCAAGTAGGCCAACTCGCGGAGGAAGTGGCTCAAATGAGAGGAAACATTGgaaagcttccaagtgacactaCGATGAACCCAAAGCATCAAAGTTCAAGCACAGGCAATGTGAGGAATGTGCACATCAGCGCGGTAAGTCTTCTTTCAAATGATGAGGTTTGTAGTAGTGTTGAAAACATTCCACCACCACAATGCGTTGATGGTATAGTGGAAAATACAAGTGATGAGTCGGAAAGTAAAAATGAACAACAAacgatttcacaaaataaaactgaaaacatgaataaaaattctttttgtgaaaattgtttaaatcaaATTAACCCGATTAATGCATCAAAGCTTAAAGATCGGTGCCCACCAAAGGATGAGAGGTGGGAAATCTTTAAACAAGCAAAAATTAATTTGTCGTTGCTTGATGACATTAAAAAAGTTCCGGCTCATGTGGAATGTTTGAAAGAGTTGAGCATTGAAAAACGGCACAACAAATTACCCAAATCGGTTGATTTGATTTCTCATGTTAGTGCCGTTTTATCAAGTGCGCTCCCCCAAAAAGCTCAAGATCCGGGAGATCCTCTTATTCCAATTCAAATTGGAACATTTAAAATTGAGAGGGCGCTCCTAGATCTTGGAGCTTGTGTGAGCATCTTGCCCGggagtttgtatgaccaatatgattttggtctaTTAAAAAAATTTGATACTCCCGTGGTATTGGCCGATCAGACTCCCACGCATCCAAGGGGGATGGTTGAGGATGTGATTGTTAAGGTAGATGATTGCTACTACCCAGTTGACTTTTTAGTAGTAGACTATGTTGGGTGTGTTGAGGACACCCAACCGGTAGTCATACTGGGTAGACCGTTCCTGGCAACTGCTAACGCCATAATAAATTGTGCAACGGGAACGGTAAGCATAAAGTTTGGGGACCGGaaattaaatttaaatgtttttCCAAGTTTTACTAACCCACTCGATGAGGGTAAGTGTCCTAAAAAGGACATGAATCCAAACAAAAAGGTATGTGCTATGGTTGGTAGGTTTGGAGAAACAAAGAAGAAGACGGTCAAGAAGAAGAAGGCAAATAAGTCGCCtcaagaaaagaagaaggaagaggAGGTGATGAAGTTTGGACCGTTTGGCAACAAATGGTATGAATCACCGGTGGGTGATTTTGAGGAGTTTGTGGGCGGCCAGCACGCCATTCGACCACCATGAGGTGGTAAGttaattgttgttgtatatttcctTTCACAATTCGTTTTAGTTTATCTATTTAGTGTAGTTtagtattagttttttttttttaaatcatgataaacacttaaaaaatatatataaaaaaataaataataataataaaaaaacaattgtTCAAAGTGATGTTGTTTttaatactaataaaaaaataaaaaaaggggcTGAACTTGAGTGAAAACAACAGCACACT
The sequence above is drawn from the Helianthus annuus cultivar XRQ/B chromosome 12, HanXRQr2.0-SUNRISE, whole genome shotgun sequence genome and encodes:
- the LOC110911259 gene encoding uncharacterized protein LOC110911259, whose product is MQQAFLDEYYSMAKTDDARDEIRSFRQLSGEPLHEAFTRFRELMRKCPHHQIQKWELVKCFVRGLDDTTWNRLESTSNGTLFSNHEDDDWEFLERMSKRSKAKESADRAKKHPTSRSWPDCDSSSKDRIETLERELARMKKREVNAMQYAVCEECGDIRHRTENCQATVEVNQVYGDRRQYDMNSNTYHPGLRNHPNFRYGNASNQMNPNFQSGNQGGYSHQNCQRGYNQDGHGSMNNQGGGGDLSAKMDAMLSMMQESKKENEIRDKSHEALAKQVGQLAEEVAQMRGNIGKLPSDTTMNPKHQSSSTGNVRNVHISAVSLLSNDELKDRCPPKDERWEIFKQAKINLSLLDDIKKVPAHVECLKELSIEKRHNKLPKSVDLISHVSAVLSSALPQKAQDPGDPLIPIQIGTFKIERALLDLGACVSILPGSLYDQYDFGLLKKFDTPVVLADQTPTHPRGMVEDVIVKVDDCYYPVDFLVVDYVGCVEDTQPVVILGRPFLATANAIINCATGTVSIKFGDRKLNLNVFPSFTNPLDEGKCPKKDMNPNKKVCAMVGRFGETKKKTVKKKKANKSPQEKKKEEEVMKFGPFGNKWYESPVGDFEEFVGGQHAIRPP